AAACCTTGCTCACGATGTCGCGCAATTTTTTCGTCGCGTTCGGCATGGTCGTCGGCGCTTCGCTTCTTTCGGGCCTCTGGGCGATGCTGCTTCTGAAACCGCCCGCGCCGGCCATCCTGGAAACGGCGCGAAACGTCAAGGTGTGGGCGCTCGTCGCCGCCGTCGGCGGCACGATCGACCCGATCCGGACGATCGAATTCAACCTTTCCGAAGGCATGATTCCGTCGGCGATCCGGCAAATGCTCTGCATCGCGGCGGCGTTCGCAGGGGCGCACGCCGGTACGGAGCTGATGAACTGGATCGGCGAGGAGGGAGCGCACCGGTGAGAGTACCGGCGTTCGACCGGATCTGGTTGCAGGGGCTCGGACTGTTCCTGCTCGGAACCGTCACGGGAGCGGTCGCGCTGATGATCGTCCATCAGGCGAACTACAGCGTTCTGGCGACGGAAAACACCCGGCTCGCGGGGGAAAACCGCCGGCTCACCGAAGAGCTCGAAGACATGAAAAACCAGGCTTCCCGCCACTCCGTCATCGCCAGCGTACTCGCCCACGTCGAGACGCGGGACGGCTCCCCGCTCGGCGAACTGGTGCGGACCGAACTGAAACGACAAATCGAAAACGAGCTCAAGGTGTACAGGGGTAAACCGGTTCAGCTTCTGACCGACCCGCGGTATTTCGACTTCGAAATCGTCCGGCGGCTTCTGAGCAAGCCGTTCCGCGTCGGACAGGGAGAATACGCCGTCGAGCTGCGGGCCGTTTTCTTGGTCCGCTCCGACCTGCACGTGTGGGTGCGCGCGGCTCCGTCGTCCCCTCCCTGAAGCGCCAAACACCTGGCCCCGGCGTGTTTCGGCGGGCAGGCGCGGCGGCCCGCCCCTCGGTACAACGCCGCTTTTACCGCTTTACACCGAGGCGGAGTCGATCATCTGTACGGACAGCACGGCCTTGGCGGCCAAATTTCCCTGGCAATAAATCTCTACGTCCGCCTTGCCGACCTTGCGGCTCATTTCGAGAATGCGCGGTTTGACGACGATCTCGCTGTCGATCTGAAGCGGCCGCAAAAAATAGCTGCTGATCGTCTCCAGCACGAGGTCGCCGCGCTTGTACAATCGAACGGCGCCGTAAGCCGCCTGCACCATCAGCGTCGTCAGCACTCCTTCCGATGCGGTACCGAACCGGTTCGTCATTTGCGGCGTCACGCGCCCGCGGTATTGCAGCCTTCCTTCTTCATCGCGTTCCTCCTCGAAACCGGCCATCATCTCGTCTTCGAACGTTTCGCCGATCTGCGGCTGTTTCTGGACGGACTGCAGGGCGCGGAGCACGTCCTGGCGGCTGATGACGGCGAGCAGTTTGCCCCTGGCGTCGACGACGGGCAACAGCTCGATGCCTTCCCACACCATCAGGTGCGCCGCCGCCGCCACGGACGTCTGCGGCGTCACGGTCAGCGGGTTGCGCGTCATCCATTTTTCGATCGGTTGATCAGGCGAAGCATGGAGCACATCGCGCGCCGTCACCATGCCGACGACGCGGTTGGCGTCGTCGACCACCGGAAAACGGCTGTGTTCGGTCTCCTCCAGAAGCCGCTGCCAGTCGCGGACGGTCTGGCCCGTCCGAAGCGCGATCGGGCGCGGCTCAGGCGGCAACAAATCTTCGACCAACATAATTTTTTTCTTGATCAGCCGGTCATAAATCGCCCGATTGATCAGCGACGCGACGGCGAATGTATCGTAGGCGGATGAAATGATCGGAAGATCAAGGCGATCCGCCATTTTCCGGATGTCCGGCGTCGTGCCGAACCCGCCGGTGATCAGGACGCCCGCGCCGAGCTCGAGCGCCTTCGCGTGCGCGTCCACGCGGTTGCCGACGATGAGCAATGATCCCGGCGAAATGTAACGGACCATCGCTTCCAGCTCCATCGCGCCGATGACGAACTTGCTCAGCGTTTTGGCAAGTCCTCCCGATCCGCCGAGCACCTCGCCGTCGACGATGTTGAGCACTTCCGCGAACGTCAGCTTGTCGATATTGGCGCGGCGATTATCGACCCGCACCGTCCCGACGCGCTCGCGCGTGCTGACAAGCCCGGCTTCTTCCGCCTCCTTGATCGCACGATAAGCCGTCCCCTCGCTGACGCCCATCGTCTTGGCGATCTTGCGCACCGAAATGCGCGTCCCGACCGCCATCGCCTCGATATGCCGCAAAATGCGCTCGTACTTGGTTTCCGCGTTGTCCGTGCGGTCCAAGCCGATCACCCTTCTGCTATTTTCTTCAAATATACCGGAACCTATGTCCGGACGCAAGTTCACCAAAGCAAAACCCCCGAAACCGGCGGGATTTCGGGGGTACGCATGAATCGGCCGCATGAGTCGACGCATACGGCCGACGGCTCTTGCACGAAAACCTCAGCAATCGAAATACAGATGATATTCGTACGGATGAATGCGGATGTTGACCGCCCGCGCTTCCGCGCGCTTGAAGTCGATGTAGTTGCGCAGGAAATCTTCTGAGAACACGCCGCCTTCCGTTAAAAACTCATGATCGGCCTCCAGCGCGTCGAGCGCCTCATCGAGGCTGCCGGGGACGCTGCGGATTTCCGCCTTCTCGGCCTCGGACAACTCGTAAATGTTCTTGTCGATCGGACCATAGCCGAGCGCACGCGGGTCGAGCTTCTTGCGGATGCCGTCCAGCCCCGCGAGCAGCATCGCGGCGAACGCCAGATACGGGTTGCACGTCGAGTCCGGCGTGCGGAATTCAATACGGGCGCTCTTCGGCGTCACCGCGCCGATCGGGATTCGGATCGCCGCGGAACGGTTGCCTTTCGAGAACACGAGGTTGACCGGCGCCTCATAGCCCGGCACGAGCCGCTTGAACGAGTTCGTGCTCGGGTTCGTGATCGCGATCAGCGCCGGCGCGTGGTACAGAATGCCCGCGATATAGTTCATCGCCAGCTCGCTCAGCCCGGCGTAGCCGTTTTTGTCGTAGAACAGCGGCGTATCGCCGTCGAACAGCGACTGGTGCGTGTGCATCCCGCTGCCGTTGTCGCCGAACAGCGGCTTCGGCATGAACGTCGCCACCTTGCCGTGCTTGCGCGCGACGTTATGGATAATGTATTTGTATTTCATCAGGTTGTCCGCCGTTTTGGTCAGCGTGTCGAACCGGAAATTGATCTCGCCCTGACCGGCGGTCGCCACTTCGTGATGGTGCCGTTCGACGCGCAAGCCGGTGTCCATCAGCAACTGACAAATTTCCGAACGGATGTCCTGCTGCGTATCCGTCGGCGGCACAGGCACGTATCCCGCCTTCTGCTTCACTTTGAAACCGAGGTTGCCGCCTTCTTCTTTCCGCCCCGTATTCCAGAACGCTTCCACCGAATCGACTTCGAAAAAGGAACGGTTGACGTCCGTCGCGTAACGCACGTCGTCGAAAATGAAAAACTCCGACTCCGGCGCAAAATAAGCAGCCGTACCGATGCCGGACTTGCGCAGGTATTCTTCCGCCTTTTGCGCGATAGAACGCGGGTCCCGATCGTAGCGCTCGCCTTCCGGCGTATAAATGTTACACATCACGTTCAGCGTCGGCCGTGCGGCGAACGGGTCGATATAATACGACTCCGGATCGGGAATCAGCACCATATCGGATTCCTCGATTCCGCGAAAGCCGGCGATCGACGAGCCGTCGAAGGCGATGCCGTTCGTGAACGTCTTCTCGTCTACCTCGCACGCCGGCACCGTGATGTGCTGCGCGCGGCCGGGCAGGTCGACGAACCGGAAGTCGACCCATTCGATGTTCCGCTCGCGGATGAGCTTCAGCAAATGTTCACCGGACATGACGTTTCTCCTCCCGTTTTTCCGAACGATCGCATCCTTGTGGTCGGATATCGTTCAACTTTTGAACGCAATCATGGTCTTCATTATAAACGCCGTTTTTTTCGTCGTCAATACTTATGTCAGGTATTTTTGATCGCTATGTCAGGTTTTCGCTCACATGATCGTCATATTTTATTTCGCAATCAAACTAAAAAATGCAAAAAATAAACAACCCCCGAATTCTCGGGGGCCGTCCGCACCTGCGTGAACGCTGGCGAATCGCCGTCGGCAACGGCTGACTACACGCCGCGATTCGGCATCAACCTGCAGGCACCGCGCTGCTTTTCGGCGTCGAAAACGTTTTGCCGCATAGAGGCGCGAGTTTTTCCAGTTCTCTCAGCAACTCGGCGAACTGGTCGGGATAAAGCGACTGCACGCCGTCGCCGGTCATCGAATGGTCGGGATCGTAATGCATCTCGATGATGAGACCGTCTGCGCCCGCCGCCACCGACGCTTTCGCCATCGGCGCAACGAGCTCCCGCCGTCCCGTGCCGTGGCTCGGATCGCTGATGACCGGCAAATGGCTGAGCGTCTTGAGCGACGGAATGGCCGCCAGATCGAGCGTGTTCCGCGTATACGGTTCGAACGTCCGGATGCCTCGCTCACACAGTATGACATTCGGATTGCCGCCCGCCAAAATATATTCGGCCGCACATAGAAATTCCTCATACGTCGCGGCGAAACCGCGCTTGAGCAGCACGGGTTTGTCGGTTTGTCCGAGCTTGCGCAGAAGGTCGAAATTTTGCATGTTGCGCGTGCCGACCTGCAAAATATCGGCGTACTGCGCACAAATGTCCACGTACTCCGGCGTCATGACTTCGGTCACCGTCAGCAGCCCGTATTTGCGGGCCGCCTCGGCCATCATCTCGAGCCCCTCGACGCCGATGCCCTGGAAGCTGTACGGGCCGGTCCGCGGTTTGAACGCCCCGCCGCGCAGTACCTGTCCGCCGGCTTCCTTGACGAGCCGAGCAATCCGATCAATCTGCTCGGGCGACTCGACGGCACACGGCCCGCCCATGACGACGAGTTCGTCGCCGCCGATGCGGACTCCCCGGATGTCGATGACGGTGTTTTCCGGATGGAATTCGCGGCTGGCCAGTTTGTACGGCTTCGAGACGCGAATGACGTTTTCGACGTCTTTCATCTGGCGCAGTTGTTCCATGAGCACCGGCTCGAATTTGCCGATAATGCCGATGACGATGCGGTCGACGCCGCGAGAAATGTGGGCTTTGACACCGAACTTCTCGATATGCTGGACAATCTCCTGAAGGCGCTCCTCGGAAATGCCGGCGGATGTAATGGCGATCATGGCGGTCACGCTCCCGTCGCTGGAAGTTCTTTCGCGCTTAAACGCTTATACGCTTCAACGCTTATACGCTTTTAAGTGATGAAGCAAATATACTATAGAACAGGGTATCCCGTCAAGTCTTCGCGTTCAAAGTTTCATCACGCACCGGCTCCCGCTCCTCCAGCCGAAGCGACTCCACATGCACGACGATGACACCGTCTTCTCCCTTGAGCTTCGTTTCGACGAGCAGGTCGACGTAGCGCACGTCGCCGCCCGCGACGTCGGTCAACAGCTCCTGGCGCAGGAACGAAAGGTGGGAGAAGTCGATATGGCGCGCGGCGTCGGGAAAAAACAAGGTCATGAAGTCTTCAAAGAACGTCGAAATAAGCTGTTTGAACAGCCGGTCGTGGGGGATAAGCCGCGACATGCGCTCAGCCCTTCAAATCTCCCCGCCCCTTAACGCCTTTTCCTTCACTCTCGGCAGCAACCTCTTCGGATCGATCGTCCGTCGAATCGGCCAGGTGGCCGGATCGTCCGGGTCGTATTGTTCCAGATACGCGATCACCTCGTTCGTGATCGGCGTCGGCGTCGAAGCGCCGGCGGTCACGCCGACGCGGCGGACCCCTTCCAGCCACTCCCGTTTCAATTCGGTAATGTCGGCGATCCGGTATGCTTTCACGCCCGCGATC
This genomic stretch from Candidatus Reconcilbacillus cellulovorans harbors:
- a CDS encoding type I glutamate--ammonia ligase codes for the protein MSGEHLLKLIRERNIEWVDFRFVDLPGRAQHITVPACEVDEKTFTNGIAFDGSSIAGFRGIEESDMVLIPDPESYYIDPFAARPTLNVMCNIYTPEGERYDRDPRSIAQKAEEYLRKSGIGTAAYFAPESEFFIFDDVRYATDVNRSFFEVDSVEAFWNTGRKEEGGNLGFKVKQKAGYVPVPPTDTQQDIRSEICQLLMDTGLRVERHHHEVATAGQGEINFRFDTLTKTADNLMKYKYIIHNVARKHGKVATFMPKPLFGDNGSGMHTHQSLFDGDTPLFYDKNGYAGLSELAMNYIAGILYHAPALIAITNPSTNSFKRLVPGYEAPVNLVFSKGNRSAAIRIPIGAVTPKSARIEFRTPDSTCNPYLAFAAMLLAGLDGIRKKLDPRALGYGPIDKNIYELSEAEKAEIRSVPGSLDEALDALEADHEFLTEGGVFSEDFLRNYIDFKRAEARAVNIRIHPYEYHLYFDC
- a CDS encoding sporulation protein codes for the protein METLLTMSRNFFVAFGMVVGASLLSGLWAMLLLKPPAPAILETARNVKVWALVAAVGGTIDPIRTIEFNLSEGMIPSAIRQMLCIAAAFAGAHAGTELMNWIGEEGAHR
- a CDS encoding 3-deoxy-7-phosphoheptulonate synthase; its protein translation is MIAITSAGISEERLQEIVQHIEKFGVKAHISRGVDRIVIGIIGKFEPVLMEQLRQMKDVENVIRVSKPYKLASREFHPENTVIDIRGVRIGGDELVVMGGPCAVESPEQIDRIARLVKEAGGQVLRGGAFKPRTGPYSFQGIGVEGLEMMAEAARKYGLLTVTEVMTPEYVDICAQYADILQVGTRNMQNFDLLRKLGQTDKPVLLKRGFAATYEEFLCAAEYILAGGNPNVILCERGIRTFEPYTRNTLDLAAIPSLKTLSHLPVISDPSHGTGRRELVAPMAKASVAAGADGLIIEMHYDPDHSMTGDGVQSLYPDQFAELLRELEKLAPLCGKTFSTPKSSAVPAG